CGCATATCCAGGTCGTTAATGAAACGTCCTCCTTCTTGTGGGAAACAGCTTCGCAGGTCCCGGAAAGCAGGTTCTACGCCCACTATTTGCTCATTCATGGTGCGCTCGCCCCAGGCAATTTCCCGAATCGTGGTCCCGAATTCAGTGCAGGCAAGTTCAGCCTCTGGGACTTTGTTGCGTATAAGCTGCCCATCCCGCCGGATAAAGCCAATCCACCTGTCTTTGGGAAAACCGGCATAGGGTCGTGATGTCACACCAGCAGCTACACGGACTAAACCGTCACCCAGGCCCCTTTCTCCCTTCAAAAGTGCCCTATGCACACTCTCTCCCAAAGCCGACAAGACGGTAATGCTCACGGTACCCCATACGATCCCGAAGAGAGTCAGGGCAATTCGGATTCTGTCTTGCTTGAGCTGTCGTATTAAGTGCGATACCGAACTCATAGACCTCCAAATCCCAGGGAGCGGACGGGGTCCAGGGATGCCGCCCGCCTTGCGGGAAAGTAACCGGCTAACAAGCCGATGCCTCCGAGCAGGATTACGGTTACAAAACACACAATTGGCGACATCTCCGGCACGCCAATCTGCTCAGGTAGCGGTACGATGCCCATTATAGTTGTCAAAATCCACGATATCAGAAAACCGGCCAAACCACCTGCGGCCACAAGCACGATGGCCTGCAACAGGAACTGCGCAAGGATATGACGCCGCTTGGCACCTACGGCTATCTGGATTCCTATCTCGCCGGTCTTCTGCCCGACGAGCAGATACATGATATTCGCCACGGCGATTCCGCCTACCAGCAATGTAAAAACCCCGCATAGTCCCAGCAGGGTATTAAAGCCAAGGAAGAAATAGAAGATGAATTTGTTTGTATCAGAGGTGTCCCAGAGCATCAGGGTCTCAGTATCAGCAGGGTCGAAGCTATAGATTCGCGCTAAGACCTGATAGGCTCTCCGGGTGACAAAGGATTGTTGCCGGGGATCCTTTGCTCGGTATATGAAGTTGTTGATGTAATTGAGTCCAAAGACAGAGGTCATTGTGGAAGCGGGGATATAAGCGATACGCTCGTCCTCATTACCACCGTATGTGCTGCTTTGCAGTTTGGGACGAAGGACGCCAATGACA
The nucleotide sequence above comes from Candidatus Neomarinimicrobiota bacterium. Encoded proteins:
- a CDS encoding ABC transporter permease, coding for MSSVSHLIRQLKQDRIRIALTLFGIVWGTVSITVLSALGESVHRALLKGERGLGDGLVRVAAGVTSRPYAGFPKDRWIGFIRRDGQLIRNKVPEAELACTEFGTTIREIAWGERTMNEQIVGVEPAFRDLRSCFPQEGGRFINDLDMRERRRVVFLGNDIKEKLFGEEPAVGQTMQIMNMPFTVIGVMRPKLQLSSYYS
- a CDS encoding ABC transporter permease; the encoded protein is MNLLPSLVLFARDLQTQKLRTFFALLGITWGTAAVVLLLAFGAGLKRYHSRRMHGMGEGIVVAWPLRTSLSFEGLPKGRPIRMRAEDVLKLASEIPELEAASPELSLWDQPIIYGGRDYRAYVGGVYPCFGDLRHIYPQAGGRFLNEKDIEQRHRVIFIGNDIKEELFGDTEAVGETLFVQGTGFIVIGVLRPKLQSSTYGGNEDERIAYIPASTMTSVFGLNYINNFIYRAKDPRQQSFVTRRAYQVLARIYSFDPADTETLMLWDTSDTNKFIFYFFLGFNTLLGLCGVFTLLVGGIAVANIMYLLVGQKTGEIGIQIAVGAKRRHILAQFLLQAIVLVAAGGLAGFLISWILTTIMGIVPLPEQIGVPEMSPIVCFVTVILLGGIGLLAGYFPARRAASLDPVRSLGFGGL